In a single window of the Serratia quinivorans genome:
- a CDS encoding NADH oxidase translates to MFKKLFTPGRIGKLTLENRMIVTSISTLTATDEGYATEQLMAYLERKAQGGWAMIITEYYAIAPHVGFFPRALGIWNDDLIKNHSELTRRVHSAGAKIAAQISHAGREIYRDHPRENAVSSSALKDVYGEFRPREITLPEIKKIVSQYGDTAKNLKKANFDAVEIYAAHGFLISNFLSKYTNHRTDEYGGSLRDRMRFLEEIVKDVRSKVGADFPVLVRLSTKEFVPGGLSLAETRVIVKRMEELGIDAINCSQGIVTVSNNIVEPFQVGNAPFVDIAEEIKKIVSIPVITTGRINDADLAETTLLAGKSDFIGMARASLADPDLPKKVLAGRWDEIRHCIGCNQGCIGNNMRGEVCRCMVNPEINREYLLDLNPAVEKKNVTIIGGGIAGCEAAIAAARKGHNVTLHEKSDRLGGTWLIASLPLSKGELVSLVKWQISEMKRLNIHLCVNSSPTVEEIVASCPDKVIIATGSQPILPPIKGIESKIVVQANKILTQDAPFGENVVVIGGGSVGVETAEYMAFCGSSITLVEMRNEILPGLERETKIGLKEAIRHYRMNVIKSAKVVGIGEDHVIIEKNGKQITLDEVDTLVVAAGSRSINLLETPLREAGLLTQVIGDAKQVRNGLAAMHEGYLAGYGV, encoded by the coding sequence ATGTTCAAGAAACTATTTACACCTGGGCGTATTGGAAAGCTCACGTTAGAGAATAGGATGATTGTGACGTCTATTTCTACCTTGACGGCGACTGATGAAGGCTATGCGACTGAGCAGCTGATGGCATATTTGGAGCGCAAAGCCCAGGGTGGATGGGCAATGATCATTACGGAATATTACGCCATAGCGCCTCATGTCGGTTTTTTCCCCCGGGCGTTAGGGATTTGGAATGATGATCTGATAAAAAATCATAGTGAATTGACTCGGCGAGTACACAGTGCCGGGGCGAAAATTGCCGCACAGATATCCCATGCCGGCAGGGAGATTTATCGCGATCACCCAAGAGAAAATGCCGTCAGTTCCTCGGCGCTGAAAGACGTCTACGGTGAGTTCAGACCGCGAGAAATAACCCTGCCAGAAATCAAGAAAATCGTCTCGCAGTATGGCGATACGGCCAAAAATCTTAAAAAGGCCAATTTTGACGCGGTGGAAATTTATGCGGCGCATGGTTTCCTTATTTCAAATTTTTTATCGAAATATACTAACCATAGAACTGACGAATATGGCGGCAGTTTGAGAGATCGCATGCGGTTTCTGGAGGAGATCGTTAAGGATGTCAGGAGCAAAGTGGGCGCCGATTTCCCCGTATTGGTGAGACTCTCCACCAAGGAGTTCGTGCCTGGGGGACTATCGCTGGCAGAGACCCGGGTCATCGTCAAAAGGATGGAAGAGCTCGGCATAGATGCCATTAATTGCTCTCAAGGCATTGTCACCGTCTCCAATAATATCGTTGAACCCTTCCAGGTGGGGAATGCGCCTTTTGTGGATATTGCTGAGGAAATCAAGAAAATCGTCAGCATCCCGGTGATCACGACCGGGCGAATTAACGATGCGGATCTTGCTGAAACAACCCTATTGGCAGGGAAAAGTGATTTTATTGGTATGGCGCGGGCCTCACTTGCGGATCCTGATCTACCGAAAAAAGTGTTGGCAGGGCGCTGGGATGAAATTCGGCACTGTATCGGCTGTAATCAGGGATGTATCGGTAACAACATGCGCGGGGAGGTTTGCCGTTGTATGGTTAATCCGGAGATCAATCGCGAATATCTGCTGGATCTGAATCCCGCCGTAGAGAAAAAGAACGTCACCATTATTGGCGGAGGCATTGCCGGTTGTGAAGCCGCAATTGCCGCCGCACGCAAAGGCCATAATGTCACCTTGCACGAAAAATCAGATCGGCTGGGGGGCACCTGGTTAATAGCCAGCTTGCCTTTATCTAAAGGGGAATTGGTTTCTCTGGTTAAATGGCAAATCAGTGAAATGAAACGGCTGAATATTCATCTATGCGTTAATTCCTCCCCTACGGTGGAGGAAATTGTGGCGTCTTGCCCGGATAAGGTAATTATTGCTACCGGCAGCCAACCTATTTTACCGCCGATTAAAGGGATTGAGAGTAAAATTGTCGTGCAGGCCAATAAAATATTAACGCAGGATGCGCCATTCGGGGAAAACGTTGTGGTTATCGGCGGTGGATCTGTAGGTGTAGAAACGGCCGAGTATATGGCCTTTTGCGGCAGTTCTATTACCCTGGTGGAAATGAGAAATGAAATTCTACCGGGCCTGGAGCGAGAAACGAAAATCGGCCTCAAAGAGGCGATTCGTCATTACCGTATGAACGTTATAAAGTCCGCAAAAGTGGTGGGTATTGGTGAGGATCATGTGATTATCGAGAAAAACGGTAAACAGATCACTCTCGATGAGGTCGATACCCTGGTGGTCGCGGCAGGCTCCCGCTCTATCAACCTGCTGGAAACTCCACTGCGCGAGGCGGGGCTGTTAACCCAGGTGATTGGTGATGCCAAACAGGTGCGCAACGGCCTGGCTGCCATGCACGAAGGCTATCTTGCCGGCTATGGAGTATGA
- the xecD gene encoding 2-(R)-hydroxypropyl-CoM dehydrogenase, which translates to MFAEKTILITGASSGLGKAMAEHFLAKGANIVINGLTASKLDKFLAEHLADKDRIALVAGDIGLKATSDRMAQAALDKFGSVDVLINNAGIFVPKPFLAETEENLDRYYASGVKGPFFASQAVIPTMIKQGGGSIINIGSMWVEHPLEATPSSASQVAKGGMHTLTRHLAIEFAKDNIRVNTVAPGVIETPLYDDLMDKEAFRALANLHPLRKLGKISDIIAWVDMLAGEGSRFVTGQTLFIDGGITAGNHVN; encoded by the coding sequence ATGTTTGCAGAAAAAACGATATTGATCACTGGTGCTTCCTCCGGTTTGGGAAAAGCGATGGCCGAACACTTTTTGGCTAAAGGCGCCAATATTGTTATTAATGGCCTGACCGCGTCGAAGTTAGACAAATTTCTTGCAGAACACCTTGCCGATAAAGATCGCATTGCGTTGGTTGCCGGGGATATTGGCCTGAAAGCCACCAGTGATCGTATGGCCCAGGCCGCGCTGGATAAATTCGGCTCCGTGGATGTGCTGATAAACAATGCGGGTATTTTTGTCCCTAAGCCTTTTCTCGCCGAGACCGAAGAAAATCTGGATCGCTATTACGCCAGTGGCGTCAAGGGGCCGTTCTTTGCGTCACAGGCGGTGATCCCCACCATGATCAAGCAGGGTGGTGGCTCCATTATCAATATCGGTTCAATGTGGGTAGAGCACCCGCTAGAAGCGACACCGAGTTCCGCTTCGCAGGTGGCCAAAGGGGGCATGCATACCCTGACCCGCCATCTGGCCATCGAGTTTGCCAAAGACAATATCCGGGTTAACACTGTCGCACCGGGCGTCATTGAAACCCCGTTGTACGACGACCTGATGGATAAAGAGGCGTTCCGCGCGCTGGCTAACCTGCATCCACTACGCAAACTGGGCAAAATATCAGACATTATTGCCTGGGTAGATATGTTGGCCGGTGAAGGCAGCCGCTTCGTGACCGGGCAAACCCTGTTTATCGACGGTGGCATCACCGCAGGTAACCATGTTAATTGA
- a CDS encoding Lipid A core - O-antigen ligase and related enzymes codes for MISKSKTAWLFGLAAFYCLIAMHIYWPNRGGSGFYLPWNLVGGIFIALTILGTLLFCRPPLAVSGFFNRLALGGLILFLPLLWAQQPWLSEALPRLMGLALGIMAYFALLQIPLSRQGRRRLLTLLLAATVIEALFGLVQYSLLQPGNWIGYNSLKNRPYGIFQQWNLMASFMATGLALALYLLSSRRPLSRSLQWLSATMLVLAPLLLVVIASRVGLLAALLLSPLQLWMLYRLNRRRATFSLLLLLAGVAAGVLLVLLNGATRAVTVTEPIFYRLAYWQEALRMIAERPWFGWGYGHFQHDFLHHFYTTHSSGMESVAISHPHNEILLWGIEGGLLGLSGIVMVGWGLWCLLRRTRVLPLRPAPWMAALPILLHMMVEYPLYLSAAHAVLLLAILRAGDVRRRWRLPRWPQQTLRLLIGAAALLILPYLFNGLHSALIVTAVEKSGLRQFGPMSRVITPTPWQVRYDYDVQLQRLLQYPQTRDTATLLSYRQWARKRNPRAAGRQYLHQSGSGQPLTATAPAGRRTATSGSSTVPARYAF; via the coding sequence ATGATATCCAAATCCAAAACAGCCTGGTTATTCGGGCTGGCGGCGTTTTATTGCCTGATTGCCATGCATATTTACTGGCCCAATCGCGGTGGCAGCGGTTTTTATCTGCCGTGGAATCTGGTTGGTGGGATATTTATCGCCCTGACGATCCTCGGCACCCTGCTGTTTTGCCGACCGCCGCTGGCGGTCTCCGGCTTTTTTAACCGGCTGGCGCTGGGGGGCCTAATTTTATTTTTGCCGCTGCTGTGGGCGCAACAACCCTGGCTAAGCGAAGCCCTACCGCGCCTGATGGGTCTGGCACTGGGCATCATGGCCTACTTCGCACTGCTGCAGATCCCGCTCAGCCGCCAAGGGCGGCGCAGGCTGCTGACTCTGTTATTGGCGGCAACGGTGATCGAGGCCCTGTTCGGCCTGGTGCAATACAGCCTGCTGCAGCCGGGCAACTGGATCGGCTATAACAGCCTGAAAAACCGCCCTTACGGCATCTTCCAGCAGTGGAACCTGATGGCCAGCTTTATGGCGACCGGTCTGGCGCTGGCGCTGTATTTGCTCAGCAGTCGTCGCCCCTTGTCGCGTAGCCTGCAATGGTTGAGCGCCACCATGTTGGTACTGGCACCGCTGTTGCTGGTGGTTATTGCTTCGCGCGTCGGGCTACTGGCTGCCCTGCTGCTGTCACCACTGCAACTGTGGATGCTATATCGCCTTAATCGCCGCCGCGCCACCTTCTCTCTGTTGCTACTGCTAGCCGGGGTAGCCGCCGGGGTACTGTTGGTGCTGCTCAACGGTGCGACACGGGCGGTCACAGTGACAGAACCGATTTTCTACCGGTTGGCTTACTGGCAAGAAGCACTGCGCATGATCGCCGAACGCCCGTGGTTTGGCTGGGGTTACGGCCATTTTCAGCACGATTTCCTGCATCATTTCTACACCACCCATAGCAGTGGAATGGAAAGCGTCGCTATCAGCCACCCACACAACGAAATTTTGCTGTGGGGCATCGAAGGTGGCCTGCTCGGCCTGAGCGGCATTGTCATGGTCGGTTGGGGATTATGGTGTTTGCTGCGACGCACTCGAGTACTGCCACTGCGCCCTGCCCCCTGGATGGCTGCGCTGCCAATCTTGTTGCATATGATGGTGGAGTACCCACTTTATCTTTCCGCCGCCCACGCCGTGCTGCTGCTGGCAATCTTGCGCGCGGGTGACGTACGCCGCCGCTGGCGGTTACCTCGCTGGCCGCAACAGACACTGCGTCTGCTTATCGGTGCCGCTGCCTTACTGATCCTGCCCTATCTGTTCAACGGCCTGCACAGCGCACTGATCGTTACCGCAGTGGAGAAGAGCGGCCTGCGGCAGTTTGGCCCCATGAGCCGGGTGATAACGCCGACGCCCTGGCAGGTACGTTATGACTACGACGTCCAGTTGCAGCGGCTGCTGCAATATCCGCAAACCCGTGATACCGCCACGCTGTTGAGCTACCGGCAGTGGGCCAGAAAACGAAATCCGCGTGCGGCCGGACGCCAATATCTACATCAATCTGGTAGCGGTCAGCCGCTTACTGCAACAGCCCCAGCGGGCCGCCGAACTGCAACATCAGGCTCGTCGACTGTTCCCGCACGATATGCGTTTTGA
- the dmlR_13 gene encoding D-malate degradation protein R: MQRKFDDLQLGTLELFCLVAEVGSFSAAAVSSGITPAAVSRSIARLEDRLGVRLFVRSTRHIHLTDAGKSYAEQCREAIALIDNAERQIQGQQLEPAGLLRISIPTPYAHYRLLPVLAAFSQRYPKIQLALNLNNANVDLTDGGYDLAIRGYHPADSNLIARKLEDAELVVVAAPDYLARAGTPVHPEDLAQHNCIQFELPSTGKSAPWTLKHHNKSIDVTTRGNVSCNGDFLGGLTLAKHGMGVFQTYRFTVADLLASGELVEVLTEYGGTTRPFIMVYPHQRHKSLALRSLMDFLVATLQPAAPQ, encoded by the coding sequence TTGCAGAGAAAATTTGACGATCTCCAATTAGGCACGCTGGAGCTATTTTGCCTGGTTGCAGAGGTGGGCAGTTTTTCGGCCGCCGCCGTCTCTTCGGGTATTACCCCCGCAGCGGTCAGCCGTTCCATCGCCCGGCTGGAGGATCGGTTAGGGGTTCGGCTGTTTGTCCGTTCCACTCGTCATATTCATCTGACTGATGCAGGTAAGAGCTATGCCGAGCAATGTCGGGAGGCGATCGCCCTCATTGATAATGCCGAGCGTCAAATACAAGGCCAGCAGTTGGAGCCAGCCGGGCTGCTGCGCATCAGCATTCCCACCCCCTACGCCCACTACCGCCTGTTGCCGGTCCTGGCCGCCTTCAGCCAACGCTATCCTAAAATTCAATTGGCGCTGAATCTCAATAACGCTAACGTTGACCTCACTGATGGGGGATACGATCTGGCCATTCGCGGTTACCACCCTGCAGACTCAAACTTGATTGCCCGCAAGCTGGAGGATGCCGAATTGGTGGTGGTTGCCGCACCGGATTACCTGGCGCGAGCGGGTACCCCCGTTCACCCGGAAGATTTGGCCCAGCATAACTGCATTCAGTTTGAGCTACCCAGCACCGGCAAAAGCGCCCCGTGGACGCTTAAGCACCATAACAAATCGATAGATGTCACCACGCGCGGCAACGTGAGCTGCAACGGGGATTTTTTGGGGGGGTTAACGCTGGCAAAACATGGCATGGGCGTCTTTCAAACTTATCGCTTTACCGTAGCGGACTTACTGGCGAGCGGTGAACTGGTGGAGGTCCTGACAGAATATGGCGGCACCACGCGGCCCTTTATTATGGTCTATCCGCATCAGCGGCATAAGTCACTGGCGCTGCGCAGCCTGATGGACTTTTTAGTCGCCACGCTGCAGCCGGCTGCGCCACAATAA
- the rhaS_1 gene encoding L-rhamnose operon regulatory protein rhaS has translation MGSDGLVYSDEKELQLSSCCWDYGRVDRVRVSGPHQARLVRPAHTLIVYDGYHSADGNTTINGDVWFDQKRTPATRVIGQVADIIPSGCDFDAISYAEGTLSYTAISISPRLIEQMPGGKAGLIIEPGANLRNPLLKQLCLGLQESDSELHASSLMMAMLAEAARYQHAATPDGLHRETLSRPVRERLASYIEDSLGENITLQAMAQIAELSIFHFSRAFRQHFGLPPYQYVLSRRLERARQQVTQTTLTLTAIALQCGFSSPGQFSTQFRRYFGLTPSAMRLTLGR, from the coding sequence ATGGGATCTGATGGATTAGTCTATTCGGACGAAAAAGAATTGCAGCTATCTTCGTGTTGCTGGGACTATGGTCGGGTCGATCGCGTGCGAGTCAGCGGTCCCCATCAGGCGCGTCTGGTTCGTCCGGCGCACACGTTAATCGTATATGACGGTTACCACTCGGCCGATGGCAACACCACCATCAACGGGGATGTCTGGTTTGACCAAAAACGCACGCCGGCAACCCGAGTGATAGGCCAGGTTGCCGATATCATTCCATCCGGATGCGATTTTGACGCCATCAGCTATGCCGAAGGCACCCTGAGTTATACGGCAATCTCCATTTCCCCACGGCTGATTGAACAAATGCCGGGTGGGAAGGCCGGCCTGATTATCGAACCCGGAGCAAATCTGCGTAATCCGCTACTTAAACAACTGTGTCTTGGCCTGCAGGAAAGTGACAGCGAGTTGCATGCTTCATCACTGATGATGGCGATGCTGGCAGAGGCGGCGCGTTATCAGCACGCGGCAACGCCTGATGGGTTACACCGGGAAACGCTTTCCCGGCCAGTGCGCGAACGGTTGGCCAGTTATATCGAGGACAGTCTGGGGGAGAATATTACCTTGCAGGCGATGGCGCAGATTGCCGAACTGAGCATCTTTCATTTCTCGCGTGCTTTCCGGCAACACTTTGGTTTACCGCCCTATCAATACGTCTTATCGCGGCGCCTGGAACGGGCCAGGCAGCAAGTGACCCAAACGACGCTCACGCTGACCGCCATCGCGCTGCAATGCGGATTTAGTTCACCGGGGCAATTCAGTACCCAATTTCGTCGCTATTTTGGCCTGACGCCGTCCGCCATGCGGCTGACTCTCGGGAGATAG
- the mrpA_4 gene encoding Major MR/P fimbria protein precursor produces MRLRALAMLSCTPFWFTTLPTLADTELVGSPLQFHGTVVSRPCNIEPQSADQVVEMDTVIVKTLYRYGHSNPVPFNIKLTDCKTSVFKSVNVTFSGTEDSELPGKLAINNGTNGAAIALFDSKGADIDLNQATSAVALQDGANILNFTAYVQGHPSAIQNKTITEGEFSSVANFVLAYQ; encoded by the coding sequence ATGCGTTTACGCGCTTTAGCGATGCTCAGTTGCACGCCCTTTTGGTTTACAACATTGCCGACTCTGGCGGATACCGAGTTGGTCGGGTCTCCGCTGCAGTTCCACGGCACCGTGGTGAGCCGGCCGTGCAACATTGAGCCGCAATCGGCCGATCAGGTGGTGGAAATGGACACGGTGATCGTCAAAACCCTGTACCGCTATGGGCATAGCAACCCGGTACCGTTCAACATCAAGCTGACCGACTGTAAAACGTCGGTATTCAAATCCGTCAACGTTACCTTCAGCGGTACCGAAGACAGTGAACTGCCGGGCAAGCTGGCGATCAATAACGGCACCAACGGCGCCGCTATCGCCCTGTTTGACAGCAAGGGGGCCGATATTGATTTGAACCAGGCCACCAGCGCGGTGGCATTGCAGGATGGCGCCAACATTCTGAACTTTACCGCCTATGTGCAGGGCCACCCCAGCGCGATACAGAATAAAACCATTACCGAGGGTGAGTTCAGCTCGGTGGCCAATTTCGTGCTGGCCTATCAATAA
- the asnC_2 gene encoding Regulatory protein AsnC, translating into MNDTDRQILALLRENARASITEIASKVRVSRATVQKRIEALEAQGIITGYTIRIKPGVEHNRIRAWMCVAVEGTKAPSVLQQLRGEPSVFTLHTTNGKWDILVEIRTDSLESFDKILGRIRRIAGIAGTETSILLSTHKA; encoded by the coding sequence ATGAATGATACCGATCGCCAGATCCTCGCGCTGCTGCGCGAAAACGCCCGTGCCTCCATCACCGAGATCGCCAGCAAGGTGCGGGTTTCACGCGCTACTGTACAAAAAAGAATTGAGGCGCTGGAAGCACAGGGGATCATTACCGGCTATACCATCCGCATCAAACCGGGCGTGGAGCATAACCGCATCCGCGCCTGGATGTGTGTGGCGGTAGAAGGCACCAAGGCGCCCAGCGTGTTGCAGCAACTGCGTGGCGAACCTTCGGTCTTCACCCTGCACACCACCAACGGCAAGTGGGATATTCTGGTGGAGATCCGCACCGACAGCCTGGAGAGCTTCGATAAAATTTTGGGCCGCATCCGGCGTATTGCCGGCATTGCCGGCACCGAGACCAGCATCCTGCTGTCGACGCACAAGGCTTAG
- the yjjQ_2 gene encoding Putative transcription factor YjjQ, which translates to MLNIRFTLLGSDNFYQFGLRLLLEEYLHDLNTSSRRYQVDLQNLEPIEIVFRTLEDACGCARCYQSPHQTPRHRQMTVLILDDRDTRYSHAHPALFSINRRDATATVRNKLQMALEQFCQQPWVALHASGIWKCRQCRIAALSSCEKKVLKLMSTGMSACTIAGMLHRSQKTISAHKRSAMRKLNVHKSTELNKMLLNQMGLN; encoded by the coding sequence ATGCTTAATATTCGGTTCACCCTACTGGGCAGCGATAACTTTTATCAATTCGGCTTACGGCTGCTGCTGGAAGAGTATCTGCATGACCTGAACACCAGCAGCCGTAGATATCAGGTCGATCTGCAGAATCTGGAGCCGATAGAAATCGTGTTTCGTACTCTGGAAGATGCTTGCGGCTGCGCACGTTGCTATCAAAGCCCGCACCAGACGCCGCGCCACCGGCAAATGACCGTGTTGATCCTCGACGATCGCGACACCCGTTATTCGCACGCCCATCCGGCGTTGTTCAGTATTAACCGCCGTGACGCCACCGCGACTGTCCGCAACAAGTTGCAGATGGCGCTGGAACAGTTTTGCCAGCAGCCCTGGGTGGCACTGCACGCCAGCGGCATCTGGAAATGCCGGCAGTGCCGCATCGCCGCCCTGAGCAGTTGCGAAAAGAAGGTGCTGAAACTGATGAGCACCGGCATGTCCGCCTGCACCATCGCCGGTATGCTGCACCGCAGCCAGAAGACCATCAGCGCCCATAAACGCTCGGCGATGCGCAAACTGAACGTGCATAAAAGCACCGAGCTGAACAAAATGCTGTTAAATCAGATGGGATTAAACTGA
- a CDS encoding long polar fimbrial protein LpfD: protein MKKTYLSHCLPLALLLSAPAVWANGYVTPDGGPKQFYIDLNESNITNTVGFTKQFLYDLGGTYTGKVYCDTPIPTSPHFYKSDSALPPSEYGNGYLKLNDFLDLKAEVWIAGNKNAYITVPFYNESNLLSQHSCRPPYLQVNNYGSGSKGKITFRVRKKIINGVQINDRQIIEMYGRLGSTDGGFGPNPMAQVFIQSAILYVPDKCVVNEGQLINVEFGEISGSNLDGKSYPQSIPVRFQCEGGSFEDGTLNIKLAVSGTPAPFTNNAFKTDKTDLGIEIKHNGQLVIPNEFYPVPNIGNGGSWNLVAAPLANGSKEIAEGEFNASATIVAAFE from the coding sequence ATGAAAAAAACCTACCTGAGCCACTGCTTGCCACTGGCGTTGCTGCTGTCAGCCCCTGCCGTCTGGGCCAACGGTTATGTAACCCCGGATGGTGGCCCGAAGCAGTTTTATATCGACCTGAATGAAAGCAACATTACCAATACCGTCGGCTTTACCAAGCAGTTTCTCTATGATCTCGGCGGTACCTATACCGGTAAAGTCTATTGCGATACGCCAATTCCTACCAGCCCGCACTTTTATAAATCGGATTCGGCGTTACCGCCTTCCGAATACGGTAACGGTTATTTAAAACTTAATGATTTCCTGGATTTAAAAGCCGAGGTTTGGATCGCCGGTAATAAAAACGCCTATATCACGGTGCCGTTTTATAACGAGTCCAACCTGTTAAGCCAACATTCCTGTCGGCCACCCTATTTGCAGGTCAATAACTACGGCAGCGGATCTAAAGGCAAGATCACCTTCCGGGTGCGCAAAAAAATCATCAACGGCGTACAGATTAATGACCGCCAAATCATCGAGATGTATGGCCGCTTAGGGTCGACCGACGGCGGTTTCGGCCCCAACCCTATGGCGCAGGTATTTATTCAGTCCGCCATCCTCTACGTACCGGACAAATGCGTGGTGAACGAAGGGCAGTTGATCAACGTTGAGTTCGGTGAAATCAGCGGCAGCAACCTGGACGGCAAAAGTTATCCGCAAAGCATTCCGGTGCGCTTCCAGTGTGAAGGCGGCAGCTTTGAGGACGGCACGCTGAATATCAAACTGGCGGTCTCCGGCACCCCGGCGCCCTTCACCAATAACGCGTTTAAGACCGATAAAACCGATCTCGGCATCGAGATCAAACATAACGGCCAGTTGGTTATCCCGAATGAGTTTTACCCGGTGCCGAATATCGGTAACGGCGGCAGTTGGAACCTGGTTGCCGCCCCCTTGGCCAACGGTAGCAAGGAAATCGCAGAAGGGGAATTTAACGCCTCGGCCACCATTGTGGCGGCCTTCGAGTAA
- a CDS encoding tricarballylate dehydrogenase, with protein sequence MEQFDVVVIGAGAAGMFCAAQAGQLGRRVLLLDNGKKPGRKILMSGGGRCNFTNMYTEPAAYLSNNPHFCKSALARYTQWDFIDLINRHGIAYHEKTLGQLFCDDSAQQVVELLVKECELGQVTTRLRSEVLAVEKTDEGFELVLNGEKVSARSLVVASGGLSMPGLGASPFGYKLAEQFGLKVLPTRAALVPFTLHKPLLEHLQTLSGVSVPAVITAENGVSFRESLLFTHRGLSGPAVLQLSSYWQPGEFVSVNLLPALDLAGFLNEQRQAHPNQSLKNTLALHLPKRLVECLQTLGQLPEVTLKQLNPTQQAALVETLQNWRVQPNGTEGYRTAEVTLGGVDTKELSSKTMEAAKVSGLYFIGEVVDVTGWLGGYNFQWAWSSAWACAQALAAED encoded by the coding sequence GTGGAACAGTTTGATGTCGTGGTAATAGGTGCGGGCGCAGCGGGTATGTTTTGCGCGGCGCAGGCAGGGCAACTCGGTCGCCGGGTGCTGCTGCTCGACAACGGCAAAAAACCGGGCCGCAAAATCCTGATGTCCGGCGGCGGACGCTGTAACTTTACCAATATGTACACCGAACCGGCCGCTTACCTGTCGAATAACCCGCATTTTTGTAAATCTGCACTGGCGCGTTACACCCAGTGGGATTTTATCGATCTGATCAATCGCCACGGTATTGCCTATCACGAGAAAACGCTCGGGCAGCTGTTTTGCGACGACTCGGCGCAGCAGGTGGTCGAACTGTTGGTTAAAGAGTGCGAGCTGGGCCAGGTGACGACACGTCTGCGCAGCGAAGTGCTGGCGGTGGAAAAAACGGACGAAGGCTTCGAGCTGGTGCTGAATGGCGAGAAAGTGAGCGCTCGCTCACTTGTGGTGGCCAGCGGTGGTCTGTCAATGCCGGGGCTGGGCGCTTCCCCGTTCGGCTACAAGCTGGCGGAGCAGTTTGGCCTGAAGGTTCTGCCGACGCGCGCCGCGCTGGTGCCTTTCACGCTGCATAAACCGTTGCTGGAACACCTGCAAACCCTGTCTGGAGTCTCTGTACCGGCGGTGATCACTGCCGAAAACGGCGTTAGCTTCCGTGAGAGCCTGCTTTTCACCCACCGTGGCCTGTCCGGCCCGGCGGTATTGCAGCTTTCCAGCTACTGGCAACCCGGTGAGTTTGTAAGCGTTAACTTACTTCCTGCGCTCGATCTGGCGGGCTTCCTCAATGAGCAACGCCAGGCTCATCCGAATCAAAGCCTGAAAAACACCCTGGCGCTGCACCTGCCAAAGCGTCTGGTGGAATGTTTACAGACGCTGGGGCAATTACCAGAAGTTACCTTGAAGCAGTTGAACCCGACACAGCAGGCTGCGCTGGTCGAAACATTGCAAAATTGGCGGGTACAGCCGAACGGCACCGAAGGCTATCGCACGGCGGAAGTGACGCTCGGCGGGGTCGACACCAAAGAGTTGTCCTCCAAGACCATGGAGGCCGCCAAGGTGTCGGGCCTGTACTTTATCGGCGAAGTGGTGGATGTGACAGGGTGGCTGGGGGGCTATAACTTCCAGTGGGCCTGGAGCTCGGCCTGGGCCTGTGCCCAGGCGCTGGCAGCCGAAGACTAA
- the yesE gene encoding Ketosteroid isomerase-related protein, with amino-acid sequence MHHQDLNHAAELMKKMLDNFANNPEKIIDLFSEDAVVEFPYAPGEALGFPKKLTGRAAILTYAKSLGLSLRDYKINPLSDWGRYTLSGTKTYLFEYTGDATTVPGNKPYHQDIHAFVEITHGKISHFCEYWDPFYALTVFDMVTVKTA; translated from the coding sequence ATGCACCATCAAGATTTAAATCATGCTGCTGAGCTGATGAAAAAAATGTTGGACAATTTTGCTAATAATCCGGAAAAAATCATCGATCTGTTTTCCGAGGATGCTGTGGTTGAGTTTCCTTATGCCCCGGGAGAAGCGTTAGGTTTCCCTAAAAAATTGACTGGGAGAGCCGCTATTTTAACCTATGCCAAAAGCTTAGGGCTATCCTTGCGCGATTACAAAATAAACCCCCTGAGCGATTGGGGTCGCTACACCTTGAGCGGTACAAAAACCTATCTCTTCGAGTATACCGGGGATGCCACTACGGTGCCGGGGAACAAGCCTTATCATCAGGATATACACGCATTTGTGGAGATAACGCACGGCAAAATTTCTCATTTTTGCGAGTATTGGGATCCGTTCTATGCTTTGACCGTGTTCGATATGGTCACGGTGAAGACAGCCTGA